ATCGAAAATGTTTCTACTGCAGGAGGCACTTCCGTTAAGACAAATACAAGACATCTGTCTTTAGATACAGTGTGCTACATAcatatgtttttttttgtttaaaaaagagagagttaaCCCAACATCTCCACGGCAGGGTGGTCCTTGCTCTCCATCCAATCAAAACCCGCCGAAGTAATCGAGTTAATGGACTCGTTGCAGATCTGTTGGAACAGGGGGTCATTCTTCAACTCTTCCAGTGTGGCCTCGTCGTCCTGGCCCTGCTGGTGAGCTGGGTCAAACAGCAGGTTGGTGTCCAGTGTGTTCAGGTCGCTAATGCTGCCCGAGAGCTCAGAAGTCAACCGGATGTCACTGGAGAAGACGGAGGCCGCGCTGCCCAGGTCCGTGGCCACCTGGCTCAccagctgctggctggcctgcagGCCGTCCTCCCCCAGGAGGTCCTTGACAGCACTGCTGAAGTCCAGCGAGGGCTCTGAGCTCTCCGATTGTGCTTGGTTCTCTCCCGGAGGGAAAGCGACCTGATCcacgctgctgctgccgcctccgCCACTTTTGGTGAGGTAACTCGGGGCCTGGAACTCAAACACAGAAGGGCTGGCGTTGAGCAGATCCCCCTGGGCGTTGGCACCCGGGAAACCACTCGACGTTTCCAAAATCTGCGTCAGGTTCATCCTGGCCGTGTAGTTGGAAGGCATGTTGTTCATCCCCAGCCCCCTCACCGCGTCATCGTTCTCCGGGTCCAGTTTGTTGAGCAAGACGTTTATCATCTTTTTAGAATTCGTCTGTTTCGCAGGCGGAGGGAAAGCCGTCTGCATCATGACCGTCAAGGGGACCGACTGGCTCCTCTGGGCGAGGGTGTTGGCACTCGTGTCTGCGGGGACATTTGCGAAGGTGGCGTGGACCTCCGGGGTGACGGGGCTGCCAAAAGACGCCACGCTGGAGTGGGGCACGTTGGCGACGGGGCAGACGGCGGAGCCGCTGCCGCTGAGGTTGCGCTGGCGGTGGACGGCGGGGCTCACGCTGCGGCACCGGAAGCTGCTGTTGTGCGAGGAACCGGCCCCTTTGCCGTCAAGAGGCGCAGGGACGGCAAAGCCCTCTTGCTTGGTGCTGCTGATGGGGGAGACGGGGGTCACGCGGCCAAAGTGGGCATCGTGGTGCCGGGACTGAGTCTGGTAGGACTGGCCGGGAACTGCAAAGGCGTGCGGCTTCCGGAAACGGTCTTCCACCAGCTCCTGGTAGCTGGGGAGGATGCCGTGGCTGGAGACCACGGGGTTGCTCACCCCGCCGTACCCGGCGTTCATCCACTCCAGCTTGGTCTTGTCGGGGTGGGTGGCCATGGGCCGCTGCATGGGCTTCACGGGGCTGCTGGAGACGATGCTGGCGTCGTGGTAGGCCATGCTGGAACTGATGGGCGTGAAGGCGAAGGGGTTCCTGCACTCCACGGGGCTGGGCGggacgctgctgctgcagttggagTGGGGCGTGCCGATGGGGGTGTGCCGGCTGCTGCCCAAGGCGCTGTCCACGGGGGTTGTCTGAGCCATCCGGGAGCAAGGGCTCTCCCGCGAGACGCCCTGGGACCCGGCAATGATTTCCGAGGTGGGAGTAGGCGTGGGCGTAGGGGTGGGCGTGGGCGTGGGGGTGTGGACGGGAGTGCCGCTGTTGTGGATGGGGTGGTAGAAGTGGGAGCTGCTCGGGTGGGAGGACAGGGCTGCCCCCTGGGCCATGCCCGGGTTTTGGAGGGCCATCCCCAGGCAAGAGCCGTACGGGTGGGAGCTGCCCATGGACATCTGCTCCTCCATCAGCACCAGCTCCTCCACGATGCTGTCCTGCGTGAGGTCGTCATCGAAGGAGAAGAAGGCCTCGCTGGGCTGGGAGGCTGGATCCTCCAGCCCCTTGAGCTCCGGCTGCAGAGGGAATTGGCTCGGAGTCTGCACCGGCAACTGCTCCGCTGGCCCCTCCGGTGCCTGCTCCAGGAGCGGCGGGCCGTAGGCGGCCTCAGGTAGTCCCTCAAAAGGCACCGGCTCCCAGGCAGACTTCTCCACCTCGTCCGCACCGGAAGGCCCGGCCAGCGTCAGGACGCCcagatcctcctcctgctgctgctgctgacccTCGCAGGTCACGGGAGCAAAGTCCGAGTTTTTCACCAGCTGCTGCCACACTTCGGGGCTGAAGCCGCCGTCGGGCTGAGTGCTGTTTTCCAGGATCAACATGTTTCCTTCCAACTTCACTTTGATGTTGGGGGAGGAGGCCGCCAGCTGTGGCCCCAGCGCGGGGTCACCAGACGTGAGAATGATGTCCGCGTCCAAGGGGCAGCTGGTGGCCAGGCCGCCGGCGGCCGCGCTGACTTGGATGGTCACCTTGCCAGGGAGCTGAAGCAGGGCCGCTGGGCCGTCGTTCTTAGCCAGAGACACCACCCGCGGCAACGGCGGAGCGCTGCGGCTCCCTGCGGGGGCGTCCAGGCCTGCTGCAGGGGCCTGCTCCGCCAGAAGCTTCTTTGCAGGGGGCAGCTGGGATTCCGGGAAAGGAGGCGCCACCCTCTTCCTGGGGCTCTTGGAGGACAGTCTGTCACCCCCGGGAGACGAGAGGCTTCTGGCGCTGGGGCAGGTTTGGGCGGTGGCAGCAGCCGAAGTGGCAAGAACAGCAGGGCTGCTTTCTAAAGAAGGAACCAGTCCGGAGTCTGCAGGCCGGGCAAGGCACTTCCGCCCCGACTCTTCCGCCCTCCGATCACAGACCTGGGCAGGCTTTGCTTCTCCAGCCCTCTCCTCGCTCACCGCCTTCTGGGGGGGCTCCGCTTCGCGCCTCCGCAGTTGAGGGGCCGGCGTACTTGGAACTCCCCTCGCAGCCTTGGAAGCGTCTGGGTTCTCCTGGCCCCGCGGCAGGTGGTCATCCAGCACGGCTTCTGGCTCCATTTTGACCTCAACCGAAGAGGTGGCCGTGGTTAAGCCTCCGCCACTCGCCCGGACCACGGGAGACTGAAGCGGCACGACAGACCCGTTCTTCATCTGTTGGACGGTCCTCGGCTCCTCTGCCGCTCCCGCACTGCCCACCACCGACGCCGTGGGCTTGATGGAGGCGCCACTGGTGCCGCTTGGGGCAAGAGATATTGCTGTCATCTTCACCACGTTCATGTGCTGGGTGGGAACCATGGTCTTGATGGGACTACTGGTGAAAAGCACGGTTGTTGGAGAGCGGATGGTGAGGGCGCTGGTGTTGGCTGGCTTGGGGAGGATCTGGGGGTACCGATGGCGGGCAGAGCGGTCGCCCACGGGGCTGGCGGGGACATTCTGAGGAGTCTTTGGCGACTGCTTGACCGACTGCATGTGCTGagtcaccacctggacgttgagCGGCAGGACTTTGCCTTCCGAGGCGCTGCCCGGGCTAGGAGAAGTCACCAACTGCCTGGTCCTCGGCACCTGCGGGTGGATGACGAGACAAATTTCCATAACACTTCACGGAAGTAAAAACAGTGATGCAAAACAGACGTACCAGAAAGTCGAGAAAGCcagccctgaacacatgaagctgccttatactgaaccagacccccctgccccagtccatcaaagtcagtatagtccaCTAGGTAGACCGgtggaggctctccagggtcgcaggcagggtgtctttcccatcaccgacttgcctggtccctttaactggagatgcccctggggattgaacctgggactttctgcatgctaagcagaggccctgccactgagccatggcccctccccagagaaCCTTCCACTCTTATGCCCAGCTCCCAGTTCCGATTCGTACAGATCCCCACAACAGCCCATGTGAGTTTTTACCCTCCCATCATGTTGTGCACTGCAAtgttctcccccctctccaccttATATCCTCAACCCATCCTTTTCTGACAGTGGCCAAACACACAACTGTTTTTCTTCCAGCTATCACCCACTTTCTCTTCTCCTGTTCAGCTCTAAACTCCTGGACCGGACCACCCTGCATCTTGTCTTTGTCTCCTCCACCCCTCTGCAAACTGGCATCTGCGTTCTGCCCACCACAGAACCGGCTCTCCCTCAAACCGCCTCCAAAGTTGGCCTCCAAGTCTGGGGGACCATCTCTCCACAGGCCTCGGTGTCACCACGATTGGCCGGTTCTCCTCCCACCTGTCCCGTCAACATGCCCACCTCTAAGTCACCAGAGGAAAGGATTCACAACGGAAGATTAATTAATTGGCACCTGGTGACGGCAACAAACAGGTTCCAACAAAATgggctgacacctttcctgagaAGTTCTCTTTGGAAGTGGGCTATATATTCAGAATGGGCCATGTTTTGAATTTAGAATAGGCAGGATCAAGATATTTATAGCTTTGGTAATGGCTTCAGAAAATCTGATACTTCATATGAACGTTTGTGTACTTTAAACTATTCTCTCTCTAGTTCCAGACCCTGCTGTACTGTCTGACCCTTTCCGGCTGAGGGACGAAGGGGCCGAGCAGGTGGAAAGTCCCACATAAGAACATCGGGCCCCTCGCCTCCAGCTGTGCAGGCCTTCCTAACCATTTCCATCTAGACAATAGGAAGGACTTTCTAACATAGAggggttcctcagaggaacatgcttcctcgggaggtggtgagccctccttccctggaggtttttaagcagaggctagatggccatctgtcagcaatgctgattctatgaacttaggcagttcatgagagggagggcatcttggccatcttctgggtcactgggtgtgtgtgtgggggaggtagttgtgaatttcctgtattgtgaaggggttggactagatgaccctggtggtcccttccaactcttatgattctatccgACCGGAATTCTAACTAATTTGCTCAAATTGCTTCTACAGAGGGCTTTTGGTTCTCCACCATGAAAGCTGGCACGCAGTCGATGGGGGTGTGTGAGCGTGTTTCTGGGCCTCTGCGGAACAGCTCCTTCAGAGGCCCTCCCCTCTGGGTCCCggcccctcctcctgcctgccgTCCTTGGGCGACCTCTCCAAACCCTCACCGTAATTGGGCTGGGGACGGCGGCCACCACAATCCCGATGGGCTGAGGAGACAAGATGGCGGGGCTCCCATTGGACAGGCCGGCCACCCCGTTGCCCATGGCACTCTCGGCCTTCTTGGCGGGGGCCTCTCCAGGCAGCGGGGACTGCAGCTTCTGCTCCTGCTGCTTCTTCTGGATCTTGCGCTGCAGCTGCTGCTTGGCGTcgacgggggaggggagggtcttcaccTGCGGCTGGAAGGAGTTGCTCTCGGCAGTGGGAACAAATGCCGACGGCTGAGGGAGCCCTTTGAGCCCTGGGAAGGAGAGAGCCAAACTCTCTGAGCACATGCGCTGTGGCCGCCTTTCCCCACAATCCCTTACTCACGCCCACGAGACATGCACAGAGGTCGCTGTGTTctcctaggtcaggggtccccaatgtgatgctACGGCACCCACTGATACCTTTTCTGatgcccaagtgtttttaggaagcgggtggggccaggtagggcttttgcccagcacggCTCCTCattggccgtgcagattttttaaaacatcactttgggcagcagctgccaccacagcacaaggaactgcactgtgttagaagaagaagaagagttggtttttatatgccgactttctctaccacttaagggagactcaaatgtgGCATCTGATGAACacacatgcacatgaacacatgaagctgccttctatcgaatca
The Euleptes europaea isolate rEulEur1 chromosome 20, rEulEur1.hap1, whole genome shotgun sequence genome window above contains:
- the RFX7 gene encoding DNA-binding protein RFX7, with protein sequence MADQPPPQPPGGGGVAVAAASAGGGSPSLPALVPGLQASEASALRHKIKTSICKTVQSKVDCILQEVEKFTDLQKLYLYLQLPSGPSNGERSDQLSVSSSRAQQMHAFSWIRNTLEEHPETSLPKQEVYDEYKSYCDNLGYHPLSAADFGKIMKNVFPNMKARRLGTRGKSKYCYSGLRKKAFVQMPSLPNLDFHKTGDGLEGAEPAGHLHNADEEVVSAACQLVCEWAQKVLSQPFDTVLDLARFLVKSHYIGTKSMAALTVMAGAPAGLKGLPQPSAFVPTAESNSFQPQVKTLPSPVDAKQQLQRKIQKKQQEQKLQSPLPGEAPAKKAESAMGNGVAGLSNGSPAILSPQPIGIVVAAVPSPITVPRTRQLVTSPSPGSASEGKVLPLNVQVVTQHMQSVKQSPKTPQNVPASPVGDRSARHRYPQILPKPANTSALTIRSPTTVLFTSSPIKTMVPTQHMNVVKMTAISLAPSGTSGASIKPTASVVGSAGAAEEPRTVQQMKNGSVVPLQSPVVRASGGGLTTATSSVEVKMEPEAVLDDHLPRGQENPDASKAARGVPSTPAPQLRRREAEPPQKAVSEERAGEAKPAQVCDRRAEESGRKCLARPADSGLVPSLESSPAVLATSAAATAQTCPSARSLSSPGGDRLSSKSPRKRVAPPFPESQLPPAKKLLAEQAPAAGLDAPAGSRSAPPLPRVVSLAKNDGPAALLQLPGKVTIQVSAAAGGLATSCPLDADIILTSGDPALGPQLAASSPNIKVKLEGNMLILENSTQPDGGFSPEVWQQLVKNSDFAPVTCEGQQQQQEEDLGVLTLAGPSGADEVEKSAWEPVPFEGLPEAAYGPPLLEQAPEGPAEQLPVQTPSQFPLQPELKGLEDPASQPSEAFFSFDDDLTQDSIVEELVLMEEQMSMGSSHPYGSCLGMALQNPGMAQGAALSSHPSSSHFYHPIHNSGTPVHTPTPTPTPTPTPTPTSEIIAGSQGVSRESPCSRMAQTTPVDSALGSSRHTPIGTPHSNCSSSVPPSPVECRNPFAFTPISSSMAYHDASIVSSSPVKPMQRPMATHPDKTKLEWMNAGYGGVSNPVVSSHGILPSYQELVEDRFRKPHAFAVPGQSYQTQSRHHDAHFGRVTPVSPISSTKQEGFAVPAPLDGKGAGSSHNSSFRCRSVSPAVHRQRNLSGSGSAVCPVANVPHSSVASFGSPVTPEVHATFANVPADTSANTLAQRSQSVPLTVMMQTAFPPPAKQTNSKKMINVLLNKLDPENDDAVRGLGMNNMPSNYTARMNLTQILETSSGFPGANAQGDLLNASPSVFEFQAPSYLTKSGGGGSSSVDQVAFPPGENQAQSESSEPSLDFSSAVKDLLGEDGLQASQQLVSQVATDLGSAASVFSSDIRLTSELSGSISDLNTLDTNLLFDPAHQQGQDDEATLEELKNDPLFQQICNESINSITSAGFDWMESKDHPAVEMLG